TTCTTCAACAACGTCGGCACGCTCGGCATGTGCGGACACGGCTTGATCGGCGTGGTTCGCACGCTCGCTCATCTGGACCGAATTCAGCCTGGTCCGCATCGAATCGAGACCCCTGTCGGAGACGTTTCGGCAACGCTGCATCCCGATCAGAGCGTTTCGGTTATCAACGTGCCCAGTTTTCGCAAGGCCCGCGGCGTGACGATCGAGGTCGAGGGCGTTGGGCGGATTGTCGGCGACGTGGCGTGGGGCGGCAATTGGTTTTTCTTGGTCAAGAGCTTCGGAACACGGCTCGCGCTGGCAGAGGTCGAACGGCTGATCGACGTTACCTGGAGAATTCGCCAGGCCATCAATGCTGCTGGTTTCCCCGAGGTGGATCACGTGGAACTGTTTGGGCCGGCCGAATCAGCCGACGCCAATGCGCGAAACTTCGTGCTCTGCCCTGGCAAGGCCTACGATCGCTCCCCCTGCGGCACCGGCACGAGCGCCAAGCTGGCCTGTCTGGCAGCCGATGGAGAACTCATGCCCGGCGAAACCTGGACTCAAGAAAGCATCCTCGGCACCCGATTCACCGGCAGTTTCACGTGGGACGACCGCTCAGCAGGCCGCGTGATCCCGACGATCAGCGGCACAGCTTTCATCACCGCCGACTGCCGCCTGCTGCTGGACGAGGATGATCCGTTTTGTTGGGGAATTCCCCGACCGAACGGCCAATGACGAAACCGCGAACGTCTTCCGCGCGACGGCAAAATTTGGCCACGCCAGTTGCCGCCCACTTCCACTTGTGCCGCGGCAGGAAACATCAGCGATCGATTTGACAATCTGGCAAGGCCTTCCGAAGGTCTTTCGCCCCGGCATCGCCGATAATCGGCGGGCGCGGGTTTGGCGGGTTGCGGCTCAGCGCTTCGGGCGGCTCTGGCAAGCCCACTGACATTTGGGGGTACCCGCCGTTAGAATGGCTTTCGTGTGCGGGGCCCATGAATGGCCTCTCTCAATGTTGATCGTGATCAGCCTCACCGTTCATGCGCCCCATTCGCCAAACCGGATTGCTGCTGGGCATCGGCCTGTTGTTGATCGTGCTCGTCGTCAGCGCCACTCTGGCGTACCGCGCGGCCGTCGAATTGCACGAGGCTGCCGCCGACCTGAACTACACCCATGAAGTCATCGTCGCGCTCGACGCGCTGAACGCGGCGGCTCTGGATGCCGAGACAGGCCAGAGAGGTTATCTGATCACCGGCGAAGAAAGATATCTCAAGCCATATGAAGATGCGACCAAGGTGATCGATCAGAGAATCGCGCGGATCGACGAGCTGACCAAGGATGACCCTTTGGTGCACGACCAAATCCCGAAACTCCGCCAACTCGTCGCTGCAAAAACCAGCGAATTGGCCCGCACCATCGCCCTGCGCAAGCGCCAGGGCGGATTCGACGAGGCCCGGCAGCAAGTGCTGACCGATGAGGGAAAGAAGTCCATGGATGCGATCCGCGAAATCGTCGCGGGGATGCAAGGGCACGAGCGCTCTCTCGGCGCCGATCGGCGACGGGCCAGCGACGATTCCTATACGGCGGCTCGGCGGAATGTGGTTTTCGCGGCCGTGCTCGGGTTCGTGGCGGTCGGCGCCTTTATTGGCTTGCTCTATCGGTATGTGACGGCCCAGACCCAGGTGACCGCGGAAATCAACACGCAGCGCGAGTTGCTGCATACGACGCTTGCCAGCATCGGCGATGGGGTGATCACGACCGACCACGGCTGTCAGGTCAGCTTCCTTAATTCCGTCGCCGAGAATCTTACAGGCTGGAATCTCGCGGAGTCGAAAGGGAAACACCTCGAAGAGATCTTTCGGATCGTCAACGAGAAGACGCGCCAATCGGTCGAGAACCCCTGCACGAAGGTCTTTCGCGAAGGGATCGTGGTGGGGCTGGCCAACCACACGGTACTGATCGCCAAAGACGGCGGCGAGCGGCCAATCGACGATAGCGCCGCCCCGATTCGCGACGATCAAGGGCGGCTCTATGGCGCCGTGCTCGTCTTTCGCGACGCAACCGAGCAGCGGGCGGCCGCGGAAGCGCGCGAGCGACTGGCCGCCATCGTCGAGAGTTCCAACGACGCGATCATCGCCGAGAACACTAGCGGAGTCATCACGAGCTGGAACAAGGCGGCTGAGCAGCTTTTCGGCTACACGGCGGAGGAGGCGATCGGCAAGTCGATCCGCTTCATCGTCCCGCCCGAGTTGCGCGAGCAAGTGGCCGAAAAAATGGAGAAGCTCCGCCAAGGCGCTAAGGCGGACTTCATCGATACGATTCGCCTTCGCAAGGGAGGTCAGCGGATCGAAGTGTCCAGTCACATCTCTCCGATCCGCAATAAGGAGGGAGAAGTGATTGGCGCCGCCAAGGTCGCTCACGACATCTCCGACCGCAAGCGCACGGAACGGACCCTCCGTTTTCTCGCAGACACTAGCGCCGAGTTGGCGACGCTCGTGGACTATCAGAGCACGATGCAGCGGATCGCGCGGTTGGCGGTGCCGTTCTTCGCGGATTGGTGCATCGTCGACATGATCGATGCCAAAGGGCGGATCGAGCGCGTGGCCCATGCCCACGCGGATCGCGCGAAAGAGCCGTTGCTCAAGGAATACGTCGAGCGCTACCCGCTCGATTGGAATTCGAGCGCGCTCTCGGTTCGGGCGCTGCGGAGCGGCAAGCCCGAATTGATCTCGGAAGCCCCGGCGGCCTTCTTGGATAAGCTCGCCGCGGATGCACGCCATCGCGAGCTGCTCGACCAATTGGACCCGCGCTCGGCCCTGTCGGTGCCGATCCAGATTCGCGGGACCGCGGTCGGCACGTTGAATTTCGTCACATCCGACTCCGGCCGTCGCTACTCGGCCGCCGACGTCGAGTTGGCCACCGAATTAGCGGGCCGCTCCGCGGTGGCGATCGAAAACGCCCACCTCTATCGCGACCTCAAGGAAGCTCATCGGCAGAAGGACGACTTCCTGGCAATGCTGGCCCACGAATTGCGCAATCCGATCTCGGCGATTCAATACGCCAACGAGATCGCGCGAATCGCCGGGCCGAGCGAATTTCAGGCCAGCGACGTGATCGATCGCCAGGTGCAGCACCTCGTACACCTTATCGATGATCTGCTTGATGTTTCGCGCATCACGCGCGGCAAGATCGAGCTGCGCCGCGAGCACGTTGACGCGGCCACGATACTGCAACGCGCCGCCGCGACGGCCGAGCCGGTCGTCAAATCGCGCAAGCACACACTCGTTGTCGAGGCCCCTTCCGGCCCTTTGCCGTTGTTCGTCGATCCGACGCGGGCCGAGCAGATTCTCGTCAACTTGCTGATCAACGCCGCGAAATACACGCCGGAAGGAGGCCAGATTACGGCCGCGGCGTTCGCGGCCGATGGTTTCGCGGAATTCAAGATCAAGGACACCGGCCTGGGAATCCCCGAGCCGATGCTGCATCGCGTCTTCGAGCTGTTCACGCAAGTCAATCCCTCGCTCGATCGATCGCATGGCGGGCTGGGGATCGGGTTGACGGTGGTGCGCAAGTTGGCCGAACTGCATGGCGGGAGCGTCTCGGCGACGAGCGAGGGACCTGGGCGCGGCAGCGAGTTCACCGTCCGCCTGCCGCTGGTCGAAGCCGCGCCTGAGACGGACAAGCCGCGGAAGGTCGTTGCCGCCAGCGGCGCGCCGCAGAAGATGCTCGTGGTGGACGATAACGTCGACACGGCCCGCAGCCTCGCTCAGCTATTGGAACGGCAGGGCCATAAGATCGAGACTGCCCACGACGGCTACGCGGCTGTCGAAATGGCAAAGTCGTTTCGCCCCGACGTCGTGCTCCTGGATCTCGGCCTACCTGGGCTCGATGGCTACAAAGTGGCCGAGCGAATTCGCAGCGACGCGGACTTCCAGCAGACCCGCCTGATCGCCCTGTCCGGCTACGGCCAGCCCCAAGACCGCAAGCGCTCGAAGGAAGTCGGCTTCGACCAGCACCTGGTCAAGCCGGTCGATTTCGAAACGCTCCTCGCGGCGATCGCGGGAGCGGAAGCGGAAGAGTGAACCTTTTTGCGGTCGAGTGCGGTTAGCGAGCGAGAGTTCAGTCGATATCCAGAAACGTTGGAGTTCTTCGAATGCTCAGTTGGCTAAAGAAGCGTTCGGGCTGGACAGCCTGGTCCGGCTGCTCGGCGGCGATCGGCGCGCTGCTGCTATTGTTCGGCGCGGCTGATTTCGCAATCGCGGAGGAGCCGTTTCAGGTAGAAGTGAACATCCTCTCCGCCCCGGTCAAGGCAGGCGATCAAACGATCGGCCAATTCCCGCGCGAAACGAAGCTCACGGCCCATCAATTCAACGGCAGCCACTATCTCGTCGATCTGCCAAACACCAATCCGCCGCAGCAGGGCTGGATCGCCAAGGACGACGTGCATCGGGTCGTGGACGACATCGCCGAACTCAAACGCCGCATCGCCGCCGCGCCACCAGAGCAAAAACAACAAATGCATGCGAAGATCGATGAGCTTGCAGCCCTGGAGACGGAATACGGCGAACTCGATCGCCAGCACAAATGGCGAGAGTCGCTGACGATCGGCAGGCGGCTCGCCGATGGGTCGGCCGAACTATGCGGCGCCAAGTCCACGATAACGGCCGACAAATACCAAAAGCTTGCTGATCGACTCGAAGATCTCGGCGACTACCCGGCGGCACGCAAGTATTTCGAGCAAGCCCTGGCAATTCGTCGCGAGGTCCTCGGCGAAAAACACGCTGACACCGCGGCCTCGCTCAATGGCCTGGGCATTGTTGCCGCAGACATGGGGGACTACGCGGCGGCACGCAAGTATTACGAGGAGGCCCTGCCCATCGAGCGCGAGACCCTTGGCGAGAAGTATGTCGGCATCGCCGCGTTGCTCAACAACCTCGGCAATATCTCGGAGGACGTGGGAGACTATCCGGCGGCACGCAAATATTTCGAGGAGGCTCTGGCAATCCAGCGCGAGACGGTCGGCGAAAAGCATCCCGACACGGCCGCAATGCTCAATAACCTCGGCGCTGTCTCGGAGGCCGTCGGGGAATACGCGACGGCGCGCAGATATTTCGAGCAGGCCCTGGCAATCCGGCGCGAGACGCTCGGCGAGAAGCACTCCGACACCGCGCGCGCGCTTGACAGCCTGGGCGTTGTCGCCGACGACATGGGAGACTACGCAGCGGCCCATAAGTATTACGAGCAAGCGCTGGCAATCCAGCGCGAGAGCCTCGGCGACAAGCACATCGACACCGCCACCTCGCTCAATAACTTGGGCAAACTCGCGGCGGACATGGGGGACTACGCGGCGGCGCACAAATATCACGAGCAGGCTCTGGCAATCCGCCGCGAGGTACTCGGCGACAAGCACGCCGACACCGCCGCCTCACTCGACAATTTGGGCACTGTCGCTTGCCTCACGGGTGACTATGCCGCGGGCCGCCGTTATTACGAGCAGGCCCTAGCGATCCGGTCGGAGGCCCTCGGCAAAAAGCATGCGGATACTGCCATGTCGTTCAATAATTTGGGCAACGTCGCCCGCGAAATGGGGGACTACGCCGCGGCGCGAAACTTTCACGAGCAAGCCTTGGCGATCAAGCGCGAAGTCCTCGGCGAAAAGCATGCCTCGACGGCCGGCTCGCTAAACAACCTTGGCAACATTGCCGAAGAGATGGGAGATTTCGCGGCTGCACGTAAGTATTACGAGTTGTCGCTCGCGGTAAGGCGCGAGATTTCGGGCGAAAAAAATGCCGACGTCGCCACCTCGCTCAATAACCTCGGTTCTCTCGCGGCAGCCATGGCGGATTTTCCTGCGGCACGTAAGTATTTCGGGCAGGCTCTGGCCCTTAGGCGCGACGTCCTCGGCGAAGAGCACCCCGATTATGCACAGACGTTGAAGAATCTGGCCGATCTTGATATGTCGATGAGGGACTATTCGAGTGCCGAGCCGCTCATTTGTCAGGCCATTAAGATTGTCCGCCGGCAACTGGATATGACGGCCGCAGTCCAATCGGAACGGCAACAGTTGCGAATGGCCGAGACGATGCGCTGGTACCTGGGCGATTTTCTGTCGCTGGCCGACGACGGGAAACTGCCGGCCGAAACCGTCTATCCCGAGGTGTTGGCTTGGAAGGGGGCCGTCTCGGCCCGCCAACAGGCGATCCGCCGGCTTCGGCAATCGGTTGCAGCAAACGGCTCGCCGCAAACGGCCCAGTGGTTCGACGAATTGGAGCGGTCCACGCGCGAGCTGTCGAACCTATCGCTCGCCGTTCCTAAGCCCGGTCAAGAGCCGGCGCATCGTCTCCGGCTGACCGAACTAAGCGATCGAATCGAACATCTGGAACAGAACCTCGCCGACGTCAGCCGCGAGTTCCGCGATCAGCTAGACCAGCGGCGGCGAACGCCGGAAGATCTGCGCCGCGCGCTGCCGGCCGACGCGGTGCTCGTCGATCTGTTGGAATACAGCCGCTTCATTCCCGCGAAGGAAAAGGGAGCGCGGCCGCTGACTGAGCGCCGGCTGGCAGCGTTCGTCGTTCGGCCCGACAAGCCGGTCCAGCGGATCGAGTTGGGCCCAGTTGCGCCAATCGCAGCGGCGATCGAGTCGTGGCGCAAAAGTAGTGGCATACCGGGCGCGGACCATGAATCAGATCCGGCCGAGCAACTGCGGCGACTGGTTTGGGACAAGCTTCAGCCGCACTTGGGTGACGCCAAGACAGTGCTGCTTTCTCCCGATGGGGCCTCGGCGCGGTTTCCATGGCCTGCGCTGCCAGGGAAAGCACAGGGCAGTTATTTGATTGAAGAGTTCGCGATCGCGGTCGTCCCGATTCCGCGATTGTTGCCGGAATTGCTGGCCGCGCCGTCACATGGCGGCGCCGGAAGCGCAAACGAGAATCAAGCTCCCTCACTGCTCGTCGTCGGAGACGTGAATTTCGACGCCGACCCGGGGCGCGCTCCCTCCGACGCCTTGGCCGCCGCGGCGCCGAAATCGAGTTCGTCGGGCGCTCGTGGAGGTGAATTGTGGCACTGGCCCGAGCTGCCGGGGAGCCGGACTGAGATGGTGGCGATTGCCGATTCGTTCGACGAGCAGTTTCCCGACGCGCCGCTGAAGAAGCTCCGCAAGGATCAAGCGACCAAGAGCCGGGTCGTTGGCGAAATGGACAAAGCGCGCTTTTTGCATTTTGCCACACATGGCTTTTTTGCCCCGCCGGCGTTGCGCTCGGCGCTGGCGGCATC
This portion of the Pirellulales bacterium genome encodes:
- a CDS encoding proline racemase family protein; translation: MQRIIRVIDSHTAGEPTRVVIEGGPDLGAGAVADRLDVFREEHDRFRTAIINEPRGSDVLVGAVLCAPVDAASAAGVIFFNNVGTLGMCGHGLIGVVRTLAHLDRIQPGPHRIETPVGDVSATLHPDQSVSVINVPSFRKARGVTIEVEGVGRIVGDVAWGGNWFFLVKSFGTRLALAEVERLIDVTWRIRQAINAAGFPEVDHVELFGPAESADANARNFVLCPGKAYDRSPCGTGTSAKLACLAADGELMPGETWTQESILGTRFTGSFTWDDRSAGRVIPTISGTAFITADCRLLLDEDDPFCWGIPRPNGQ
- a CDS encoding PAS domain S-box protein, with amino-acid sequence MRPIRQTGLLLGIGLLLIVLVVSATLAYRAAVELHEAAADLNYTHEVIVALDALNAAALDAETGQRGYLITGEERYLKPYEDATKVIDQRIARIDELTKDDPLVHDQIPKLRQLVAAKTSELARTIALRKRQGGFDEARQQVLTDEGKKSMDAIREIVAGMQGHERSLGADRRRASDDSYTAARRNVVFAAVLGFVAVGAFIGLLYRYVTAQTQVTAEINTQRELLHTTLASIGDGVITTDHGCQVSFLNSVAENLTGWNLAESKGKHLEEIFRIVNEKTRQSVENPCTKVFREGIVVGLANHTVLIAKDGGERPIDDSAAPIRDDQGRLYGAVLVFRDATEQRAAAEARERLAAIVESSNDAIIAENTSGVITSWNKAAEQLFGYTAEEAIGKSIRFIVPPELREQVAEKMEKLRQGAKADFIDTIRLRKGGQRIEVSSHISPIRNKEGEVIGAAKVAHDISDRKRTERTLRFLADTSAELATLVDYQSTMQRIARLAVPFFADWCIVDMIDAKGRIERVAHAHADRAKEPLLKEYVERYPLDWNSSALSVRALRSGKPELISEAPAAFLDKLAADARHRELLDQLDPRSALSVPIQIRGTAVGTLNFVTSDSGRRYSAADVELATELAGRSAVAIENAHLYRDLKEAHRQKDDFLAMLAHELRNPISAIQYANEIARIAGPSEFQASDVIDRQVQHLVHLIDDLLDVSRITRGKIELRREHVDAATILQRAAATAEPVVKSRKHTLVVEAPSGPLPLFVDPTRAEQILVNLLINAAKYTPEGGQITAAAFAADGFAEFKIKDTGLGIPEPMLHRVFELFTQVNPSLDRSHGGLGIGLTVVRKLAELHGGSVSATSEGPGRGSEFTVRLPLVEAAPETDKPRKVVAASGAPQKMLVVDDNVDTARSLAQLLERQGHKIETAHDGYAAVEMAKSFRPDVVLLDLGLPGLDGYKVAERIRSDADFQQTRLIALSGYGQPQDRKRSKEVGFDQHLVKPVDFETLLAAIAGAEAEE
- a CDS encoding CHAT domain-containing tetratricopeptide repeat protein, producing the protein MLSWLKKRSGWTAWSGCSAAIGALLLLFGAADFAIAEEPFQVEVNILSAPVKAGDQTIGQFPRETKLTAHQFNGSHYLVDLPNTNPPQQGWIAKDDVHRVVDDIAELKRRIAAAPPEQKQQMHAKIDELAALETEYGELDRQHKWRESLTIGRRLADGSAELCGAKSTITADKYQKLADRLEDLGDYPAARKYFEQALAIRREVLGEKHADTAASLNGLGIVAADMGDYAAARKYYEEALPIERETLGEKYVGIAALLNNLGNISEDVGDYPAARKYFEEALAIQRETVGEKHPDTAAMLNNLGAVSEAVGEYATARRYFEQALAIRRETLGEKHSDTARALDSLGVVADDMGDYAAAHKYYEQALAIQRESLGDKHIDTATSLNNLGKLAADMGDYAAAHKYHEQALAIRREVLGDKHADTAASLDNLGTVACLTGDYAAGRRYYEQALAIRSEALGKKHADTAMSFNNLGNVAREMGDYAAARNFHEQALAIKREVLGEKHASTAGSLNNLGNIAEEMGDFAAARKYYELSLAVRREISGEKNADVATSLNNLGSLAAAMADFPAARKYFGQALALRRDVLGEEHPDYAQTLKNLADLDMSMRDYSSAEPLICQAIKIVRRQLDMTAAVQSERQQLRMAETMRWYLGDFLSLADDGKLPAETVYPEVLAWKGAVSARQQAIRRLRQSVAANGSPQTAQWFDELERSTRELSNLSLAVPKPGQEPAHRLRLTELSDRIEHLEQNLADVSREFRDQLDQRRRTPEDLRRALPADAVLVDLLEYSRFIPAKEKGARPLTERRLAAFVVRPDKPVQRIELGPVAPIAAAIESWRKSSGIPGADHESDPAEQLRRLVWDKLQPHLGDAKTVLLSPDGASARFPWPALPGKAQGSYLIEEFAIAVVPIPRLLPELLAAPSHGGAGSANENQAPSLLVVGDVNFDADPGRAPSDALAAAAPKSSSSGARGGELWHWPELPGSRTEMVAIADSFDEQFPDAPLKKLRKDQATKSRVVGEMDKARFLHFATHGFFAPPALRSALAASHRPATGDQFSQRDIAGFHPGLLSGLVLAGANQPAADGKDDGILTALEVAQLDLSRVDLATLSACETGLGETAGGEGLLGLQRAFQASGAKSVVATLWTINDDASRSLMIDFYENLWKKKMSKLEALRQAQLSMLRDGVKRGLAFKDDQPPDQARRLPPYYWAAFVLSGDWR